In the genome of Kazachstania africana CBS 2517 chromosome 6, complete genome, the window TCTCggaattttggaaaatggtATCGATTTCATCgtttgaatcaaatttaatttctaGTTGtttaatatcattttggattttttgttttatctCTTGGAAATATTCACTAGTGGTGTAATCCCAATttataatatcatcaatttcaatttcaatcaattgTAAAAACCGTCTTTTCACAAGCATTAATGATTTCAtagttttgaaattacCACTATTTGCTAACACtttatttaaattattCCCAATGTCACTGATACTCATTTCAATCTTCTTCACCGTTAAAttatatttggaaatttcCATATTGACAATCTTATCTTCACGGGcttttaatttatcaatttcttgtttctGTTCCGtgattaatttcaaataggATCCAACGTGTCGATTTAAACTAGTTTGATTTCTAATCACTTTGGTCTTGATTTCTTTGGCTCGATTCGCATACTTCAGTGTGTTTAACGTTTCATCATAGTGTAAACTACTTGGTGACACACAAACTATCATAACAGTCTTGCAATTACCTcccaatgaaaattttaataacCTCGTTAGTTTCGAATCTCGATATGGGATATGACATGACTTCTTATTTATGCATAATGCGTTGATACAATTACCCAGCGCGAGTAACGATTTATTAATATTGGCACCTTCATACAACCGTATTCCACGGTTCTTCGTCGTTATAGCACGTTCGCTACCGGCGAGATCGATGATAGACAATGTAGAATCAATCTGATTCGTACTGCCAATGTCatcaaaattctttaaaaCTTGTTTAACATGAATTTGCAAGACGGAATGAGACCTGGATGAGACTTCATTAGCTTCTGTCGGGGACGATGATCGGTTTAAATTACCGCGAATTACCAAATCAATAACATCTTGAACATTTTCTGGTCTATGGTACGAAAGATTGGTCACGGATATCTTACTATTTTGATCTTCTCTAATGATAAGTTTTTTCGACGGCGTCTCAGGTTTCAATAAATCTCTTATCGTCTCGTTATAAATCTCCAGATATGATAAACTTATTTCGATTTTGGATCTGTTACTATCttgtaataaaatttctatcTTACCAAATAATTCGTTCATTGTTCTAAATATGATCCCTGGATCTTCAGACGTCCCATTTATTGTGTACGTCTTACCACAACCTGTAGCTCCATACGCAAAGACGGTCCCATTGAACCCATCAAGGACAGAATCCAGTAAAGGACGTGTAGTATCCTCGAAGATCTGCTCCTGCGTACTGTCATCATCAAACAATTTATCGAAGATAAACTTCGTTTCgcttcttttcttgttgaATTTCACATGTTTGTTAGCAATCGAGTTTagtatattttcattaatcaTGTTCAATGGATTTCTATCCTGTGGATCGAATATCAACATCTTGTCATCCAGACAATCTacaattttccaaatccCAGTAGGTTTCTTCATATTATTGATGTTATCATAATCTATCAAATGCGGTCTTTCCGTGTCATTGAAAGGTCTAATCCTCACGGCAACTACGATAGACGATTGCTTCGATCCCGACGATGACATTGGTCCAACTTCTGTCAGTAACTTTCTCTCTATACTCTTCTGCTATGGTACTGATTTGTATAATACGCGTTACATCGGCAATTTTGATCTGTCGATGTAAACAGAGAGAAGAGCTCAAGTGTGCAAGTTGAGAGGTTCCACTGCGGTGTGAAAGGCTGTGGGAGACGTATGGAAGCCAATCAGTGTGGGATGATGGGCTCTGTGGAGAGAAGACTGGAGGGAGAGGCCAGGTGATGCTGGCGATCAAGTCCTGGGCAGGGCATCGAGCCGTGAGTCGGTCAGGTAATCGCTGATGCGTTGCATTTATGGTGTTTACAAAGTGTGCGGTTGTAATACTGACTGGTACCACCTGTTATTATCGTACCCAATGGTGTTGCTTACTGTTGTCGTGATGCTTACTGTTGCGAGGAGGATTATTTTGGTTATGGTAACCTTTATGCAAGTGCAGGACCCCTCACAAAGCACGAGCGCCAAAGTCCAGCTAAGTGATGATCTGCTTATAGTTCTCACATTATTGAGAACACTCACAGTAATATCAAACATAAGGTACCGTGGTAATGAGTCTAGACACTATGTCACTCCAGCAAGACATACAGTCCCTCGACGGTTCCAAGCACTCTGTATTATGTAccttttgaaaagactCCCATTCAAATGGGGAAAGCAAGATTCTGTATATAACAACGGACGACGAATCAATGCAGTTCTATAAATCTTCAGATCTGTGCAAGATTTCGCTCTCGACGCTTCACTCTGTGAGTTGAATAACCACAAAGCATAGGCCATGTTTCACGATCATGTCTCATACACTATGCAGCACGAGGTGCAAGCTGGATCCACACTTCACTGCCATTCCAGTGCGATAACATGGTCTCCTAGTCGCCTGCCCTCGCGTTGATTGAATCACGCAAAGTATGCAAACTACGCAGTCCCAGCCTCATAGCCACCCCGTTCAATGCCCTGCTCCGACAGGTGCCACTCCAGTCAATATCGTCTGGTTGCCTCTCGTCGATAAATCCTGGCATTAGTTTTAAATTTAGTGGCATCACGTGACATCTCGTCAGGGTAATCatgtttaattttttctgaCTTATTTACAATTGGCTCAAATTAGAAATATATAATCTGATCAGATACgaaaaacaaatattttctcaTCTTATGTTCGATGCATATATGGAAGACAGTTGAAAGACCCTTTGACTCGAGATGTCGTTTATATTTAGCAATGATATGTTTGATGATAtggaatttaatgaaaagataaagcgtaaattgaatttgtctttaaataaatcttttaaGGATGACAATaaaaacaacaataataatattcaagataataatttaaCCGATGTTTCTTCTGAAGAATTTGACTTTCTTTCGAGTGGTATAACGGTAACagatatcaaattcaatcaaGTCCCGAGTTTTAAAATACTGGATCTGGATATCACTACGAAGCCACGATCTTTAATTAAGGGTATCtgtaaaatatcaatacGTGATGCATTAATCGAGCTTTCCACCATAATAGAATCAAATTTGTTGTATCTTAACGTGgcaaagaatgaaaatttgcctgattttatcaaacctactttaattgaaaataattcatttaaGATTCCAATAAAATTGGTTTTCCAAGATATTAAATTGGATTCgatttgtaattttttcattcaagACCATGGTGTTagtatttctttcaatgatatcTCTATCGATTTCCAATTTAATTGTTCTATCAAGATTTTACAGAaaatgattgaaaaaaatttgaaaaattcaattcaatcaGTATTTAAAGACATTTTACCAAGTGTAATCTTTAATATGTCTCAAAATTGGTTTAATAAGAACCATGATCAGAAATTAAATCACTTAAAAAATACGTCAAAGAATGCTGCACGTAAGATAATATTGGATGATAGCGACTTAAATCcattaaatcttttaaaattatcCACAATTGTTATATCGAGAAACTCATTATCTCTGACAGATAAAGGTTCTATCAAGAATTGTCTAGAACGTTCGAATTTGTACAGATTCATCTCACAATTACCTTCACTGTCAAATGATACATCATCAATGGAAAGAACAAACATGTTACCATCAAAATGTCTAGACAATGTAAACTTAACAGAAATAattaatattcaaaataagtT includes:
- the KIP3 gene encoding tubulin-dependent ATPase KIP3 (similar to Saccharomyces cerevisiae KIP3 (YGL216W); ancestral locus Anc_3.528); translated protein: MSSSGSKQSSIVVAVRIRPFNDTERPHLIDYDNINNMKKPTGIWKIVDCLDDKMLIFDPQDRNPLNMINENILNSIANKHVKFNKKRSETKFIFDKLFDDDSTQEQIFEDTTRPLLDSVLDGFNGTVFAYGATGCGKTYTINGTSEDPGIIFRTMNELFGKIEILLQDSNRSKIEISLSYLEIYNETIRDLLKPETPSKKLIIREDQNSKISVTNLSYHRPENVQDVIDLVIRGNLNRSSSPTEANEVSSRSHSVLQIHVKQVLKNFDDIGSTNQIDSTLSIIDLAGSERAITTKNRGIRLYEGANINKSLLALGNCINALCINKKSCHIPYRDSKLTRLLKFSLGGNCKTVMIVCVSPSSLHYDETLNTLKYANRAKEIKTKVIRNQTSLNRHVGSYLKLITEQKQEIDKLKAREDKIVNMEISKYNLTVKKIEMSISDIGNNLNKVLANSGNFKTMKSLMLVKRRFLQLIEIEIDDIINWDYTTSEYFQEIKQKIQNDIKQLEIKFDSNDEIDTIFQNSESIDLPRLRESENWDEAMHLPRFQDKLNYLNELTRNEILINSSMIMEKLLTNDTMTRFFKFHASLITQEKNVDTILQELASVDETFDEFANIFMTQDNNTRRFSMTPPTPTVTAAILATAAPKKKLRWSDDIVNDSSAMDIDVSQNYNFAS
- the MDM34 gene encoding ERMES complex subunit MDM34 (similar to Saccharomyces cerevisiae MDM34 (YGL219C); ancestral locus Anc_3.529), whose translation is MSFIFSNDMFDDMEFNEKIKRKLNLSLNKSFKDDNKNNNNNIQDNNLTDVSSEEFDFLSSGITVTDIKFNQVPSFKILDLDITTKPRSLIKGICKISIRDALIELSTIIESNLLYLNVAKNENLPDFIKPTLIENNSFKIPIKLVFQDIKLDSICNFFIQDHGVSISFNDISIDFQFNCSIKILQKMIEKNLKNSIQSVFKDILPSVIFNMSQNWFNKNHDQKLNHLKNTSKNAARKIILDDSDLNPLNLLKLSTIVISRNSLSLTDKGSIKNCLERSNLYRFISQLPSLSNDTSSMERTNMLPSKCLDNVNLTEIINIQNKLYERSETTKPKRRRVRLNRKKKTTESKHSETTKPIITMTQEHPMKIVPTRRISFVGINKDDNKTHYNNNNIQNFYNNWKWNSNYHFQLPPPPPYTTII